The nucleotide sequence agagagagagagagagagagagaaactctggAGCTGCTGTGAAATGGTCAGGATGGAATTGCTTTTAAGTCACTTTTCTACAAAAACAGTCCCTGTGTAGCAGACAATTTGGTTTCCTCCTTTACAACTTAGGGATATTAATCCCACTCCTTTCAATTGTTGAGAGGATTGGATGAGATTAAGTTAGAAAAGCTCTGGGAAAGGCCTGGCACGGTGCTCAAAGACTTGACAAACTCCACCAGGTTGGTCACTCCCCTCGCGGTGAGGAGAAGGACTTATGTCCCTGTGGCCACGCCTTCTGTGGACTTGAATTTCAGAAGCAGCCCCTGAGTGGCTACTCCATGCCAGCAACTCTGCAGATAAATAAAACCGGCTGCCGTTCTTCAGAAGTTAACTTCGTGGTGGGAAAGACTGACATCTATTCCAGCCTGGTGTGACAGAGGAGGTGGAAGATGGGGCGTGTGAGAGTGTGGGGGGCGGTGGCCTGCCAGGAGACTCTCACTGGGGAACCCCCCTCTGATGAGACCCTTCAAGTATGAGTCAGAGTTAACCGTgtagaggaaaggagaaggtgAATGTTCTAGACAGCAAGGTCATTGTGAGAGAACAATTGCTGGAACATAATGTATGAGTGAGGGAGTGGGCCGCAGGGCTGGGCCGTGAAGGGTCGTGAAGGGCCGTGTGGACCTCGAAGGGGCAGTAACAGTGGGAGTCATCCAAGGTGTCACAGAGTTGGGCTTTTCATGTAACAAATTTGTTCTAATGGACATGTATAGAATAGCTTGGAAGAGTCGTCAAGACATGGTACAAGAAGACCATGAAGGAACCCAGTGTGATCCTAGGAAAGGACGGTGCTCTGACAGGGAAGGTGGAATCCACAGGACATTGGGACTGGTTGGCTGGGACTGGGTGAAAGATGTCATGGGGAAGGAGTGAAGAATGACATCCATATTTCTGGTTTGGGTAAGTGGGTGGCCCGTCATGTTTTAAAGCACATAAGGGAAGTTGTAAGGCAGAAGCAGGCAGTGATGGGAACAGTGGTTCTGTTCAGATGTGCTGAGTTTGAGGTGCCTGCAGGAATTCAAGTGGACGTGTCCAGCCAGTAGTTGCCTGTGAGGTCTTGGGGAAGATGCCACAGGGGTCGCCAGCCTGCAGGCAGTGGCTGACAGCAGGGCTGCCCAGAGGGTTTCCTCAAAGTGGAAGAGAAGAGGGCTCAAGGCAGGAAGGCCTGGAACACATATCAGTGGTTATGGCCTGGGCAGAAGTGGATTCCACAGAGGATAAAGAGGAGAGTCAgccagagagggaggaggaaaccTGGGAGAGGGGAGCATCGTGGAAACCAGGAGAGGCAAGCCTTTCAACAGGGGGTGGTGGACAGCATGAGTGCGGCTGAGAGCTCCCATAAGACAGAACCGACGGGGCCTCCTAGGACCTGCAGAGGAGTTTCAGCGTGTGGTGGTGGCGGGGAGGGcaattcaccaggttggaaaacaAATGCGAGGGGAGAAAGTGGTAATTTTCCCCAGGAGTTTGGGTGAGAGGAGGGGGAAAGACAGGGGAGTACCAGTCAGCATGAGACTTGAGGGAAAGCATTTAGAAGCTGGAGACTGAGCAAGTCTCTAGGAgcaggggaaggaggagcaggaggggcaCGGTGCTGGCGCACTGGGAGAGGAGGGACAATGAATGGAGCAAGACTTGGAGACGGGAAGGACAAATCTAGAGCttggagggaaggaaggtgggCTTGCATGGGGGTGGAAGCCCCGCACCCAAACAATGATGGGGTGCAGATGAGGGCGAGGAGGCTACTGATGAGTTTGCAAGTAAGTGAGGCTAaggcagaaagaggaagaaattccaCAAGTGAGCACCTTGCTTTTCTTAGTGCATCGGGAGACAAGATCATGTTCTGGGAGCCAAGGGGTGGGACAGTATGGTGTGCTCAAGGACTATACCGAGGATTTTCATTTCCTGTGAGGGAAACGGGAGAGAGAAATCTGAGCAGAGACAAGCGCGTGTACCAGTGCTAGTTGTAGTTCATAACAGAAACAACAATTCACTTATTTTTAGTGCCAAGAGCTAAGCTGTGCCCACgccttttctcatttattcttccaACAATCGTATGAGGCAGGTGTTACTCACgtcctcattttatagaggaggaaacaaGGCCCAGGGAGGGCCCAAAGTCAGAGATGGAGCAAGAAGCAGAGGGGGGCTTCCAACCCCAGCCTTGCTGCAAAGCCACGCCCTCAACCACTGTCATCCTCGGTGGCATTCAAAGTCCCGTGGAGGTTGGAGACCAGGGACACCCATTGGCACAAACAAGAGTTTGTGCAACTCTTTCACTTTTTGACTCTGTGAAGGCGGAGAGCAGGTGTGGAGGTGCAGAGCTCAAGAGAGGCATGGGAACGCTTGTCAGAGGTGGTGGGCAGTGGGATAGGAGCTCACAGAGGTGGGAAATGCGGGTGAGGACGAGAAGCAGGGATgacagggcaggggagggacTGGTTGAGACACAGTGGAGCCAGAGGGGACTAGGTCTGGGGAGATGAAGGAGCCCTGAGGCTGTGACACCCAGATGCTAATGTCCTCCATGATTTGGGGGACTGGCCACACACTGCCAGCGATGAGAGGGCACGGAGGTCAAACCAGACAGGCAGGCTGGCCTTCCAGGGAGAAGGGCTTTTTGCAGGTTGTGGTTTAGAAGggatggtgggggtggaggagacTCTCGGGACATCTTGGGGCCTTGTGTGTGGAGAAAGAACAGCTTCCCCTTGCGCGGGCTATAGGGGAGCAGTGTTCTGGGGGAGACCTTGTTTCAGTTAAGATCTGGAGATGGAGGGTCAGTGCCAGAAGGGCTGTCCCTTGACAACTGGGCTGAGGGGCCCGTGAACATGGTATGACACCGCCTGGCCATCCTCTCCGGGAGCATCTGCTCAGCGGGGCTTTGGATTTATAGAACTTTGTCTCCATCCAAACTTTTCCCCTTCCTAGTTGTAAACTCTTGCGCCTCAGGACTAAATAATGTGTATCGTGTAATATGGAGCTCACAATAGGTCAGTTTTCTTCCCAGTTCGGACTAGGGTGGTTTGAAGCAggatggggaaggagaagggcTGGCCTCGGGGGCAGGGCTGATGCTGATCAGGGATGCAAGGGGGCTGATTCCTGCTGCCGGAGCCTGGCCTTCTGcccaccccttctctcctctcccctttcccagGGGTACACTCAAGCCCCGTTTCTTCTCCTTCTGTGAGTGGACCGCCGAGGCTGGTGAGCTGTGGGTCATCCCAAAGCTCAGCTCTGAGCCAGAGTGGTGGCTCCACCTCTACCACCGGCACAGAAGCCAGGAGCAGGGCTCTCGGAAGGCGGTGGTGCCCAGCTGCGATCATGTTGTTGGCCCTGGTCTCTCTGCTCAGCTGCCTGCTACCCTCCAGTGAGGCCAAGGTCTACAGTCGCTGTGAACTGGCCAGAGTGCTACAGGACTTCGGGCTGGACGGATACCGGGGATACAGCCTGGCTGACTGTGAGAACCCTTCTCCCTGGCTGGCCCTGGCTTCCCCacacctctctccctccttccctccctctttccttctcattCAAGGGCTGTGGCTTCGGGAGCTTTTAGAGCCCTTCTGTAAACCGAAGAAGATTTGAGATGGCAGGTAGAGAAAAGCCGGCACTGAGTTAAACATGCAGTAGGCAGGCAGCAGGCAACCAAATTGGACTCACTCCTTCCTTTTCCCCTGCTGCTAAAGTCAGGGTCAAAGGAAACAAGCAGCTCAGTCCCCTAAACTTAACCGTGGCCACTAGCATTagacattccttctgaaattagaAAAGACAAACAACAGAGCAGTCATGCCAAACTTTTCCAGTTGGTGGCAGTTTTAGATGGCCACGCGGGAAGGGAAGTCACACCGGGGCTCATCTTTCCAACAGGTCCAGCGCCCTCTATAGATTCCACCTGGGTCTTCCTAATCTTGTCACTAAAGATTTAGCGcttgtaggctgggcgcggtggctcaggcctgtaatcccagcactttgggaagctgaggcaggtggatcacctgaggtcaggagttcgagatcaaccaggccgacatggcgaaaccccgcctctactaaaaatacaaaaattagctgggcatggtggcaggtatctataatcccagctacttgggacactgaaacaggagaattccttgaactcaggaggcagaagttgcagtgagctgagatcatgccactacactgcagcctgggcaacagagtgagactccgtctcaaaaaaaaaaaaaaaaaaaaaagttagcactTGTAGATTAATTCAACAAATTTACTGGGCCCTACTACATGCTGAACAATGagaaagtgggaagattgctgggCTAAAAGTCAAGAGGCCTGAGGTCAGCCCCGACCACTGCTATTTGGTAGCTGATGGGAGCCTGTGTGAGTCACTGTGCACCTCTAAGCCTCGATTGATTAATTCATTTGCAAAGCAGGTGGGAAGGCACCTTCCCCAATCACCTTGATCAGGCAGGCGAGGCTGGGTGGAACCAGCGTGGGACCTGTGCAGTGAGTACCCTGGCCTGGGGTAGCCGTAACTGTCTGACCTCCAGGCCTGTGCTCTGCCCTATGCAGGGGTCTGCCTTGCTTATTTCACAAGCGGTTTCAACACAGCTGCTGTGGACCACGAGGCTGACGGGAGCACCAACAACGGGATCTTCCAGATCAGCAGCCGGAGGTGGTGCAGAAACCTCACTCCCAACGCCCCCAACATGTGCGGGATGTACTGCTCAGGTAGCTGGGCCTGGGCCCAGGGCTGGCAGGAGTCAGGCCCTGCATTAGCTTTTGTTTCCTTCCCAGTTTAGTTTGCTACCTGCATCTCTGAGTGAGGGTTCCCCCACATCTGGCTGGGCCCACGGAGGAGAGGGAGATGGGACAAGGGATGAGGGTAGGTCTTCCATCAGTCTGAACTGGGGTCCCAGACAGGAGACTGCCTTAGAGCTATAGGAATGGAGGGAGGATTGTTTCTGATGGAGCGGGAGAAGGATAGGGTGGAACCTGTGCTTCCAGAGTGGTTGAGACAGGCCTGGATTTAGGggagtggagtgtgtgtgtgtgtatgtatatacatatagagagagacagatacacacacacacacacacacacacacacacacacacacacacacacacacacacacacacacacactctggatGTCTCCTGCTCCCTCATTGTGTTTCTCTGCCTATCACCCAGATTTGTTGAATCCTAATCTCAAGGATACCGTTATCTGTGCCATGAAGATCACCCAAGAGCCTCAGGGTCTGGGTTACTGGTAAGTAACTTGGGCGGCAGCCCTGCCGCAGTGGTTTGGTTAGAACTGGTGGGCGGCAGCAGGGAACAAACCCCTTTCCTTCCTCACTTCTGGTTTAGAGCCCACACTCTCCTTCCTGTTCTTCTCTGGGCAGTGACTGGCAACTGCAGCTGATGTGATCTCTCCTCTTCCTTGTTCTCCATCCTCAGGGAGGCCTGGAGGCATCACTGCCAGGGCAAAGACCTCACTGACTGGGTGGATGGCTGTGACTTCTAGGATGGACGGAACCACGCACAGCAGGTTGGGAATGTGGTTTGGTTCCTGACCCAGGCTTGGGAAGACAAGCCAGCAAATAAAGGATGGTTG is from Macaca thibetana thibetana isolate TM-01 chromosome 16, ASM2454274v1, whole genome shotgun sequence and encodes:
- the SPACA3 gene encoding sperm acrosome membrane-associated protein 3; its protein translation is MISALWGALLIRVHSSPVSSPSVSGPPRLVSCGSSQSSALSQSGGSTSTTGTEARSRALGRRWCPAAIMLLALVSLLSCLLPSSEAKVYSRCELARVLQDFGLDGYRGYSLADWVCLAYFTSGFNTAAVDHEADGSTNNGIFQISSRRWCRNLTPNAPNMCGMYCSDLLNPNLKDTVICAMKITQEPQGLGYWEAWRHHCQGKDLTDWVDGCDF